Proteins found in one Leptospira neocaledonica genomic segment:
- a CDS encoding tetratricopeptide repeat protein has protein sequence MFLYLPATDYTREKVDSVKSPWEAKSHRGKAILAPDKNNLGILFVRFSLIDDAEEEFLNAQKLLSNNPTPALNLLRLYYLVDDISEAKKFLERFLKQSAPIERKKFENLLIEAQRDEELVIFRDALSTIPGQEIYAWEGLAEYFFSKQEWSKSYYYLEKVLQQSPFHKTARGLMLKMAHILEKWDDVLVFGLSLSGTGERIPELEYYIAHAYFEKRRYSEALDWLQKAPESEKESLVFLELWKLSLLSKNPKADVSPLLPYFRKLKSKGLQFTEEEFFPTLTPEGKEAMDRIRYGR, from the coding sequence ATGTTTTTGTATCTCCCTGCAACCGATTATACAAGGGAGAAAGTTGACTCCGTAAAAAGTCCCTGGGAAGCAAAATCCCATAGAGGAAAAGCAATCCTTGCCCCCGATAAAAACAATCTGGGAATTTTATTCGTAAGATTCTCCCTCATTGATGATGCCGAGGAAGAATTTCTAAATGCACAAAAACTTCTTTCGAATAATCCAACTCCCGCACTCAATCTATTACGTTTATATTATCTAGTAGATGATATTTCAGAAGCCAAAAAATTCCTGGAAAGATTCCTAAAACAATCAGCTCCGATCGAACGTAAAAAATTCGAAAACCTTCTAATTGAAGCCCAGAGAGACGAGGAGTTAGTCATTTTTAGAGACGCACTTTCTACTATTCCTGGCCAAGAGATTTACGCATGGGAAGGATTAGCGGAGTATTTTTTCTCCAAACAAGAATGGTCCAAAAGTTATTATTATTTGGAGAAGGTACTACAACAAAGTCCATTCCATAAAACTGCAAGGGGCCTTATGTTGAAGATGGCCCATATCTTAGAAAAATGGGACGATGTTCTAGTCTTCGGACTTAGTTTGAGTGGAACCGGTGAAAGGATACCCGAATTAGAATATTATATCGCTCACGCGTATTTCGAGAAGAGAAGATATTCGGAAGCTTTAGATTGGCTTCAAAAGGCACCTGAATCCGAAAAAGAATCTTTGGTGTTTTTAGAATTATGGAAACTTTCTCTACTTTCCAAAAATCCTAAAGCGGATGTTTCTCCTTTACTACCTTATTTTAGAAAATTAAAATCCAAAGGACTTCAATTCACTGAAGAAGAATTTTTTCCTACTCTCACTCCGGAAGGAAAAGAAGCGATGGATAGAATTCGTTACGGACGATAA
- a CDS encoding site-2 protease family protein — translation MNRPTYGWNVLLFVLTFFTLTFQDDIFRIPYLNSATISEIFRIRTPYSFSLLGILFCHEMGHYFAARYYGIKATLPYFLPVPFSPVGTMGAVIRIKEPIRNKIQLFDIGIWGPAMSLVLSIPCLVIGLYNSQLVSLAERAATLQAHPGLVDIHFGDSILTYILSQKILGPFDSSLFTVEYNPLAFAGWVGLLITALNLLPFGQLDGGHIVYSLAGEGYRKWIYYLFSAFLLLSIWNYSWILWGLLIYYFIRVEHPFVPDASYPIGKFRKIFGWGMLLSFLLIFPISPITVVSSSGAKNSLGEDLWNILLEVFSK, via the coding sequence TTGAACAGACCGACTTACGGATGGAACGTACTTCTTTTCGTTCTAACTTTTTTTACCTTAACCTTTCAGGATGATATATTCAGGATTCCGTATTTAAACTCTGCGACAATTTCAGAGATCTTTCGGATCAGAACTCCTTACTCTTTTTCTCTTCTTGGAATTCTTTTTTGCCATGAGATGGGGCATTACTTCGCTGCCAGATATTATGGAATCAAGGCAACTCTTCCGTATTTTTTGCCGGTTCCATTTTCTCCTGTAGGAACAATGGGTGCTGTGATCCGTATCAAGGAGCCGATTCGAAATAAGATCCAATTATTCGATATCGGGATTTGGGGACCCGCAATGAGTTTGGTACTTTCTATTCCCTGCCTTGTGATCGGATTATATAATTCACAATTAGTTTCTCTCGCAGAAAGAGCCGCAACATTACAAGCTCATCCTGGATTGGTGGATATTCATTTTGGGGATAGCATTCTCACTTATATATTGTCTCAGAAAATTTTAGGTCCCTTTGACTCTTCACTATTTACTGTGGAATACAATCCTTTGGCTTTTGCAGGCTGGGTAGGACTTCTGATCACTGCATTAAATCTTTTACCTTTCGGTCAATTGGATGGAGGACATATTGTATATTCATTGGCAGGAGAAGGTTATAGAAAGTGGATTTACTATTTGTTTTCCGCATTTCTTTTGCTCTCCATTTGGAATTATTCGTGGATCTTATGGGGATTGCTCATCTATTACTTTATCAGAGTAGAACATCCTTTTGTGCCGGATGCTTCTTATCCAATTGGCAAATTTAGAAAGATATTTGGCTGGGGTATGTTATTATCCTTCCTACTGATTTTTCCGATCTCTCCGATCACTGTGGTTTCCTCTTCCGGAGCAAAGAACAGTTTAGGAGAGGACCTCTGGAATATTCTACTCGAAGTATTTTCAAAATGA
- a CDS encoding MATE family efflux transporter has protein sequence MSLLLEKKFLTLTFFNIIANLTVPLTSFADVAVLGQLESHTFVAGVALANVLFDYLFWGFSFLRMSTTGLTAQAEGNEDSKESFQILLRSLILGVGIGVLILFANSYLEKFGFSVLEGEKEVKSAGEEYFKSRIISAPATLCNFVLTGWFLGRSKSATVLVATVIANVVNIGLNIWFILFLDWKAYGAGIATSISQYLMCAFFLVLLFKEKDRFLQVYHKIQIFSLKGYTSLLSLNSDIMIRTLLLITTFSLFRNYSSGLGSETLAANAILHQLILVGAFWIDGAAIAMETVAGTLKGNNNSEGLKKILKMALLSGFVISLFFCILILLPSEILFELFSKSKPVVVLAKEYGYWIAPVLLFGSFAFIFDGFFLGISEGRILRNSMIVSSIVFFFPIAYWGKIQNNNHILWFSLSSYMLGRAITLGIVAYKRYFLVRQESFS, from the coding sequence TTGAGTCTTCTCTTGGAAAAAAAATTTCTCACACTTACTTTCTTTAATATAATCGCAAATCTGACTGTTCCATTGACGAGCTTTGCGGATGTCGCAGTCCTCGGTCAGTTGGAATCTCATACATTCGTAGCTGGAGTCGCACTCGCCAACGTACTATTCGATTATTTGTTCTGGGGATTTTCTTTCTTAAGAATGAGCACCACAGGTCTTACTGCCCAGGCAGAAGGAAACGAAGATAGTAAAGAATCCTTTCAAATACTTTTAAGATCTCTGATTCTCGGCGTGGGAATCGGTGTGCTAATTTTATTTGCTAACAGCTATTTAGAAAAATTCGGGTTTTCCGTTTTAGAAGGCGAGAAGGAAGTAAAATCCGCAGGCGAAGAATATTTCAAATCCAGGATCATCAGCGCACCCGCAACACTTTGTAACTTTGTACTCACAGGTTGGTTTTTAGGAAGATCCAAAAGTGCTACCGTTTTAGTAGCAACTGTCATCGCAAACGTTGTCAATATAGGACTGAATATTTGGTTCATTCTATTTTTGGATTGGAAAGCATATGGTGCAGGAATTGCGACTTCTATCAGCCAATACTTAATGTGTGCATTCTTTCTTGTTCTATTATTCAAAGAGAAGGACCGATTTCTTCAAGTTTATCATAAGATCCAAATCTTCTCTCTGAAAGGATATACATCTCTTCTATCTTTGAATTCGGATATAATGATCCGAACCTTACTTTTGATCACCACGTTCAGTTTGTTCCGAAATTACAGCTCCGGTTTAGGTTCTGAAACTTTAGCTGCAAATGCAATTCTTCACCAATTGATCTTGGTCGGAGCCTTTTGGATAGATGGTGCTGCAATTGCAATGGAAACTGTTGCTGGAACTCTTAAAGGAAATAATAACTCGGAAGGTTTAAAAAAGATCTTAAAGATGGCTCTTCTATCAGGATTTGTGATCTCTCTATTCTTTTGCATTTTGATCCTTCTTCCTTCCGAAATTTTATTCGAACTATTCAGTAAATCTAAACCGGTTGTAGTTCTTGCGAAAGAATACGGCTATTGGATCGCGCCGGTTTTGCTCTTCGGATCTTTTGCATTCATATTCGATGGTTTTTTCTTAGGAATCTCTGAAGGAAGAATTCTAAGGAATTCGATGATTGTTAGTTCTATCGTATTTTTCTTTCCGATCGCTTATTGGGGAAAAATCCAAAACAACAATCATATTCTCTGGTTCTCACTCTCTTCCTATATGTTAGGAAGAGCGATCACTCTCGGAATTGTTGCTTACAAAAGATATTTTTTGGTCCGACAAGAATCTTTCAGTTAG
- a CDS encoding dicarboxylate/amino acid:cation symporter, translating to MSVESNRNLPNVIRFLPLEKLWFRVLLGLVSGLLAGLYLSPENSLVAQEYSKPIVSWLGLPGHFFLILLQIIMIPLVFCSIVLGIHAGETLENLKSFGLKAFLYFVFTTILAVSIGIILASTIKPGSFVDPAGIPRVQVPNKVSETSGNVSIEKVPELILSVLPRNPFQTFANGDMLGVVLLALLVGIAILSIEQQSAAYVLPVFQAVFKTSMIFVQWAMKIAPFAVFGLIAQITAKIGLKVLLSLGVYFLTVLGGLVLVLIMYSIILVLVARKSPVWFFKQAGEVQLLAFSTSSSAAVLPFSLKTGIEKMGVSRKIAEFILPLGATVNMDGTALYQAVATVFLAQVYGIELTATNLAFVLIATVVASIGTPSTPGLGIVILASILAGVGIPTEGIGIILGVDRILDMCRTTVNVTGDLVACNVFQSIEDKKRPSN from the coding sequence ATGTCCGTCGAGTCGAACCGAAACCTTCCGAATGTTATTCGTTTTCTTCCTTTAGAAAAACTCTGGTTTAGAGTTTTGTTAGGTTTGGTATCCGGACTTTTAGCAGGTCTGTATCTGAGTCCTGAAAATTCGTTGGTAGCCCAAGAATATTCCAAGCCTATTGTTTCTTGGTTAGGGCTTCCAGGTCATTTTTTCCTGATCTTACTGCAGATCATTATGATTCCTTTGGTCTTTTGTTCCATCGTTCTAGGGATTCATGCTGGGGAAACTCTGGAAAATCTGAAAAGTTTCGGATTAAAAGCATTTTTATACTTCGTATTTACCACAATATTAGCCGTATCGATCGGAATAATATTAGCAAGTACAATCAAGCCAGGAAGTTTCGTAGATCCTGCGGGAATTCCAAGAGTGCAGGTCCCTAACAAAGTATCTGAAACTTCGGGCAATGTTTCCATAGAAAAAGTCCCTGAATTAATTCTTTCCGTTCTTCCTAGAAACCCGTTTCAAACATTCGCAAATGGAGATATGTTAGGAGTAGTTTTACTCGCGCTGTTAGTCGGGATTGCAATTCTTTCTATAGAACAACAAAGCGCTGCGTATGTTCTACCTGTATTCCAAGCTGTATTTAAAACCAGTATGATATTCGTACAATGGGCAATGAAGATCGCACCCTTTGCAGTTTTCGGACTCATCGCACAAATCACTGCAAAGATAGGACTCAAAGTTTTACTCAGCCTGGGAGTTTATTTTCTCACGGTACTCGGTGGTTTAGTTTTAGTACTGATTATGTATTCAATCATACTGGTGCTTGTCGCAAGGAAAAGCCCAGTATGGTTTTTTAAACAAGCGGGCGAAGTACAACTACTTGCATTCTCTACTTCTAGCTCGGCTGCAGTTCTCCCTTTTTCATTAAAGACAGGGATCGAGAAGATGGGTGTCTCTCGAAAGATCGCAGAATTCATTCTACCTTTGGGAGCCACAGTGAATATGGACGGGACGGCACTTTACCAAGCGGTCGCCACAGTATTCTTAGCTCAAGTGTATGGGATAGAATTAACGGCGACCAATCTTGCATTCGTACTCATCGCAACTGTAGTTGCTTCGATCGGAACTCCGAGTACTCCAGGACTTGGTATTGTGATCCTTGCATCTATTTTAGCCGGCGTAGGAATTCCTACAGAAGGAATCGGTATTATTTTGGGAGTGGATCGCATTTTGGATATGTGTAGAACCACCGTAAATGTCACAGGAGACTTAGTTGCCTGCAATGTTTTCCAAAGTATAGAAGATAAGAAACGACCGAGTAATTGA
- the mpl36 gene encoding RlpA family plasminogen-binding lipoprotein MPL36, with amino-acid sequence MKQIAAIFALITVTACASSETRRSISASGDPSEIFFEKEIVPMDQESKRDLVLAKNSSASRGLDDLLADNKPVKATTPSRQQSGSTGEFDEVGYSSWYGPKFHGKPTASGEIFDKTKLTAAHPSLPLGSVVRVKNLENDKEVLVKVNDRGPFVKDRIIDLSEKAAENLEFKDVGIARVGLIVVSKGGAAESEDMEGLEDEEALLKENKPERLTPKKAVTPATLVKGAPKGQTVQVGVFRNSRLAEDYRKNLSAEYGEKVYLFERDGMFVLQMGDFMDRAKADLLKSKLKEDGVDCFIPKK; translated from the coding sequence ATGAAACAGATAGCCGCTATCTTCGCATTGATAACTGTTACCGCTTGCGCTTCTTCCGAAACCAGAAGGAGCATCAGCGCGTCCGGAGATCCTTCCGAAATATTTTTTGAAAAAGAAATCGTTCCTATGGACCAAGAGTCCAAAAGAGATTTGGTATTGGCTAAGAATTCTTCCGCTTCCAGAGGATTGGATGATCTTCTCGCGGATAACAAACCAGTAAAAGCCACTACACCTTCCAGACAACAATCGGGTTCTACAGGAGAATTCGACGAGGTCGGATATTCTTCCTGGTACGGTCCTAAATTTCACGGCAAGCCAACTGCGAGCGGAGAAATTTTCGATAAAACAAAACTGACTGCTGCTCACCCTAGCCTTCCTTTAGGTTCAGTGGTTCGAGTCAAAAACCTGGAAAACGATAAAGAAGTTTTAGTAAAAGTAAACGATCGTGGACCTTTCGTTAAAGATAGGATCATAGATCTTTCTGAAAAAGCAGCAGAGAACTTAGAATTCAAAGATGTAGGAATTGCAAGAGTTGGTCTTATTGTAGTTAGTAAAGGTGGAGCAGCAGAGTCCGAAGACATGGAAGGTCTGGAAGATGAAGAAGCTCTTCTGAAAGAGAACAAACCGGAAAGACTTACTCCTAAAAAAGCTGTGACTCCGGCCACTTTAGTAAAGGGAGCCCCGAAAGGGCAAACAGTCCAAGTGGGAGTTTTCAGAAACAGCAGACTCGCTGAGGACTACAGAAAAAATCTTTCTGCCGAATACGGTGAGAAAGTATATCTTTTCGAAAGAGACGGTATGTTCGTTCTTCAAATGGGCGATTTTATGGACCGTGCAAAAGCGGACCTTCTAAAATCCAAATTGAAAGAAGACGGAGTGGATTGTTTTATCCCTAAAAAATAA
- the cysE gene encoding serine O-acetyltransferase: MFENIKAIKKNDPAAKSYLEVILCYPGLHALWFHSLAHSLYKIKVPLFPRMINTFARFLTGIDIHPGAKIEPGIFIDHGQGVVIGETAEIAKGCLILQGVTLGGTGKESGKRHPTLKENVVVGAGAKILGNIVIEHNVRIGAGSVVLRDVPADCTVVGVPGKVVRSKVDFGKEGERMLDHGELPDPVARVFSILVEKIDTLQKEVNELYAKSNLEEKKSATKNEDDELNEFIHGGGI; this comes from the coding sequence TTGTTCGAGAATATCAAAGCGATTAAAAAAAACGACCCTGCAGCCAAGTCCTATTTGGAAGTCATTCTTTGTTATCCGGGTTTACACGCGCTTTGGTTCCATTCTCTGGCTCATTCTTTATATAAGATCAAAGTTCCCCTATTTCCCAGAATGATCAATACTTTCGCTCGATTTTTGACTGGGATAGACATTCACCCGGGCGCAAAAATTGAACCAGGGATCTTCATAGATCATGGCCAAGGAGTCGTCATAGGAGAAACCGCTGAAATAGCAAAAGGTTGCTTGATATTACAAGGTGTGACCTTGGGCGGAACCGGTAAAGAAAGCGGTAAACGACATCCCACTTTAAAAGAAAATGTGGTGGTCGGAGCCGGAGCAAAAATTTTAGGAAATATAGTGATAGAGCATAATGTCCGAATCGGTGCAGGTTCCGTAGTTCTGAGAGACGTTCCTGCAGATTGTACGGTTGTAGGCGTTCCCGGAAAAGTAGTTCGTTCCAAGGTAGATTTCGGAAAAGAAGGAGAAAGAATGCTGGATCACGGAGAACTTCCGGACCCGGTTGCCCGAGTTTTCTCCATTCTGGTAGAAAAGATAGATACCTTGCAAAAAGAAGTGAATGAACTATACGCAAAATCCAATCTCGAAGAGAAAAAATCCGCTACAAAAAATGAAGACGATGAGCTAAACGAGTTCATCCATGGCGGCGGGATCTAA
- a CDS encoding SpoIIE family protein phosphatase — MGLNPISWDLVLFNYYSFGSLLVTLTTIFLGIFFLTLKNRTIATTHLGIGFMLLGVFETGYFLAAFLYHPIAAYHRWMTGGFILFALAHFTQFLLRFPGNSNQRIAKWVLMAEHSVSVITVSLFVYFTYISEKIYHFTAHHWDFNAFDASRYLALVIGIFSIVGFIIIPTWRVVITKDKRRIALLMFTIGFLIAAIYPNISNILSRDGVMERSTYMTSNVILFLTAFSFLVIAFINNSAERTTFMVKIVGITLFTICLIMQALVYISSQEKDAEYDSLRMVNIERALENGVKSGDIEYAFHWDDSKESLNSSEYDPNKELDLKQIEADLQNVTTYEEIRNLKEEGFRKSLNSILDRTHTYFGGYKRFIQKLLEDKQDLSDAELKKLILASAEQWNKRAFVSTNRLEAIVGGSFCKKGRDFVNALGDSEFGFKEEIFSHWSEDCLWDGKDLDQAQIRSEVLKYFRYFKPSETRHYRRSKDGTGHYVAFMKFQPEKQQMSEVGFSYRLYRDFMHPTAVKQTGILLAVIFIVLALFPLFFKNSLVDPLNSLLSGVEKVNKGDLDVVVPVKVRDEIGFLADSFNAMVASIKQARRELQDYAENLEEKVRERTREVQEKMEEVQRLKVQQDGDYFLTSLLAKPLFYNANKSKLVSTDFIIRQKKQFEFRGKHSDLGGDICVTGNLRLGRPDSFKRYTLSMNGDAMGKSMQGAGGALVMGVVMNSILARSAANNRILDATPEQWLTEIYNEIHSVFKSFNGSMVISASLYLIEDETGKCWYFNAEHPYSVLYRDGKASFIEDGLTLRKLGLDSEFEFKVRSFQLKKGDIIILGSDGRDDVDLTPEETIRTINEDEMLFLRHVETAKANLEDIETEIRKIGELTDDLSLLKIEFQGEPKSDEIEEIFESSDHIDKALNTDSVYEDAKKMYKTGRLDEALDLLKTGYMHDSANLRLNKLLGLLSFKGKDYNTAVEVLNNYLGTDPDLHEYWFYLSIANKKMGKYDQALTASLKLLEIDPNNISNMINLSDIYRLMEMYDRAEEYARKVLQKEPGNENAHKLIRLIERDR, encoded by the coding sequence ATGGGGTTAAATCCGATTTCTTGGGACCTTGTCCTTTTTAATTATTATTCATTTGGAAGTTTATTGGTCACTTTGACCACCATATTCCTCGGGATTTTCTTTCTTACCCTAAAGAATAGGACAATAGCTACCACTCATCTTGGGATTGGCTTTATGCTATTAGGTGTATTCGAGACTGGATACTTCTTAGCAGCGTTTTTATATCATCCAATCGCAGCATATCACCGTTGGATGACTGGTGGATTCATTCTATTTGCTCTTGCTCACTTTACCCAATTCCTACTTAGGTTTCCTGGGAACAGCAACCAACGTATAGCAAAATGGGTTTTGATGGCTGAACATTCTGTTTCAGTGATCACCGTAAGTTTGTTTGTATACTTCACTTATATTTCAGAGAAGATCTATCACTTCACTGCTCACCATTGGGACTTTAATGCGTTTGATGCAAGCCGCTATCTTGCATTGGTGATTGGAATATTCTCCATCGTAGGTTTTATTATTATACCTACTTGGAGAGTCGTTATCACAAAGGACAAGAGAAGGATCGCTCTTCTCATGTTCACTATTGGATTTTTGATCGCAGCAATTTATCCGAATATCTCGAATATTCTCAGCCGAGACGGAGTGATGGAACGTTCTACGTACATGACTTCGAACGTAATTCTATTCTTGACTGCGTTCTCGTTCTTAGTAATCGCATTCATCAATAATAGTGCCGAACGAACTACCTTCATGGTTAAGATCGTGGGGATTACACTCTTCACGATTTGTTTGATCATGCAGGCTCTGGTTTATATCTCTAGCCAGGAAAAAGACGCAGAATATGATAGTTTGCGTATGGTGAATATTGAAAGGGCTTTGGAGAATGGTGTAAAATCCGGAGATATAGAGTATGCTTTCCATTGGGATGACTCCAAGGAAAGTTTGAATTCTTCCGAATACGATCCTAACAAAGAATTAGACCTCAAACAGATAGAGGCAGACTTACAGAACGTTACAACTTACGAAGAGATCCGCAATTTAAAGGAAGAAGGATTTAGAAAATCCTTAAATTCCATTCTGGACCGAACCCATACATATTTTGGCGGTTATAAACGTTTCATCCAAAAATTATTGGAAGATAAACAAGATCTCTCCGATGCAGAACTCAAAAAACTTATCTTAGCAAGTGCAGAGCAATGGAACAAACGGGCTTTCGTTTCTACGAATAGACTCGAGGCAATTGTAGGAGGATCTTTCTGTAAAAAGGGAAGAGACTTCGTAAATGCTTTAGGAGATTCAGAGTTCGGCTTTAAGGAAGAAATTTTCTCCCATTGGTCCGAAGATTGTCTTTGGGATGGAAAGGATTTAGACCAAGCGCAGATCCGTTCCGAAGTCCTAAAATATTTCAGATATTTTAAACCGAGCGAAACCCGTCACTACAGAAGAAGCAAGGATGGAACAGGGCACTACGTTGCCTTCATGAAATTCCAACCTGAGAAACAACAGATGAGTGAGGTCGGATTCTCTTATAGATTATATAGAGACTTCATGCACCCGACTGCGGTAAAACAAACCGGCATCTTACTCGCGGTAATCTTTATCGTTCTAGCGTTGTTTCCACTCTTCTTCAAAAACAGTTTAGTGGATCCTTTGAATAGCCTACTTTCAGGTGTGGAGAAGGTAAACAAGGGGGATCTGGATGTAGTGGTTCCAGTCAAGGTCCGAGACGAGATCGGATTCTTGGCAGACTCATTTAATGCGATGGTGGCTTCTATCAAGCAAGCCAGACGAGAACTCCAAGATTACGCCGAAAACCTGGAAGAAAAAGTTCGTGAAAGAACTAGAGAAGTTCAGGAAAAAATGGAAGAAGTCCAACGCCTCAAAGTGCAACAAGATGGAGATTATTTCTTAACTTCCTTATTGGCAAAACCTCTCTTCTACAACGCGAACAAATCTAAATTGGTTTCTACAGATTTTATCATTCGCCAAAAGAAACAATTCGAGTTCAGGGGAAAACATTCAGACCTGGGCGGGGACATCTGCGTTACCGGAAATCTTAGATTAGGACGTCCAGATTCATTCAAACGTTATACTCTTTCCATGAACGGGGATGCAATGGGTAAATCCATGCAAGGGGCCGGCGGTGCATTGGTAATGGGGGTTGTGATGAACTCTATTCTTGCTCGCTCTGCAGCTAACAACAGAATTCTGGATGCGACTCCTGAGCAATGGTTAACTGAAATTTATAATGAGATCCATTCCGTATTCAAATCATTCAACGGATCGATGGTCATCTCTGCTTCTCTTTATCTGATAGAAGATGAAACTGGAAAGTGTTGGTACTTTAATGCGGAACACCCTTATTCGGTATTGTATAGAGATGGAAAGGCAAGTTTTATCGAAGATGGACTGACTCTCAGAAAATTAGGTCTGGATTCGGAGTTCGAGTTTAAAGTAAGAAGTTTTCAACTCAAAAAAGGTGATATTATTATCCTTGGCTCGGACGGTAGGGATGATGTGGACCTAACTCCAGAGGAAACTATCCGTACCATCAACGAAGATGAGATGTTATTCCTTCGTCATGTGGAAACAGCAAAAGCGAATCTGGAAGATATAGAGACGGAGATCCGCAAAATAGGAGAGCTTACAGACGACCTTTCTCTTCTAAAAATAGAGTTCCAAGGAGAACCTAAAAGCGACGAGATCGAAGAAATTTTCGAATCCTCGGACCATATCGACAAGGCATTAAATACAGATTCGGTCTACGAGGATGCTAAGAAGATGTACAAAACTGGACGTTTGGACGAAGCGTTAGACCTTCTGAAAACGGGATATATGCACGATAGTGCCAACCTAAGATTGAACAAACTTTTGGGACTTCTAAGCTTTAAAGGCAAAGACTATAACACTGCTGTGGAAGTTTTGAATAACTATCTAGGAACGGATCCGGATCTTCATGAGTATTGGTTCTATCTTTCTATAGCAAACAAGAAGATGGGTAAGTATGATCAGGCCTTAACCGCGAGCTTGAAACTTCTGGAAATCGATCCAAACAATATTTCCAATATGATCAATTTATCAGATATCTATCGGCTCATGGAAATGTATGATAGAGCGGAAGAATATGCTCGAAAAGTATTACAAAAAGAGCCGGGGAACGAAAACGCTCATAAGCTGATCCGTTTGATAGAGAGAGATCGTTGA
- a CDS encoding tetratricopeptide repeat protein, which produces MTEADIKRKFNEALKLEKEGKISQAAKVYSEILGMNPKFQKAYLNLGALYSRTGDSEKAIKTYQKALELGKTTELYYNLGVELYRLGSLDAAVKALKSSLELNKKYLNSHLLLAYCYKQLDRPDKSELYLKNAIKLDPKNKTAYAALATIYFDTEKWEQALAAANVAIQINPNDPRMEILMTEIHVKLGNYKQSFETLKKVTTTAQGFVQFNDSIKAAKQKPKPEEKVFFDNLEVLTRKKLDEFKDKLTLSKENPQDFEAPEAQDALDLSLMYLFHGDTERALKYLLYAQKNLQENPASETG; this is translated from the coding sequence ATGACCGAGGCCGATATCAAACGAAAGTTCAACGAGGCTTTAAAACTCGAAAAAGAAGGGAAAATCTCCCAGGCTGCCAAGGTATATTCTGAAATTTTGGGAATGAACCCTAAGTTCCAAAAGGCCTATCTGAATCTAGGGGCCCTCTACTCTCGGACCGGCGACTCAGAGAAGGCGATCAAGACCTACCAAAAAGCTTTAGAACTTGGAAAAACTACAGAACTTTATTATAACCTTGGAGTAGAACTTTACAGGCTCGGAAGTTTGGATGCCGCAGTTAAGGCTCTCAAAAGTTCTTTGGAGTTGAATAAAAAATATCTAAACTCTCATCTACTTCTTGCTTATTGTTATAAACAATTAGATCGCCCGGACAAGTCCGAGTTGTATCTCAAGAATGCGATCAAATTAGATCCCAAAAATAAAACCGCTTATGCTGCTCTTGCTACTATCTATTTCGATACAGAAAAATGGGAACAAGCATTAGCAGCTGCAAACGTAGCAATCCAGATAAACCCGAATGATCCTAGAATGGAAATCCTGATGACGGAAATCCATGTTAAACTAGGAAATTATAAACAATCCTTTGAAACTCTGAAGAAGGTAACTACAACCGCACAAGGATTTGTTCAGTTTAACGACTCAATTAAGGCTGCAAAACAAAAGCCTAAACCGGAAGAGAAAGTTTTCTTTGATAATCTGGAAGTTCTAACAAGAAAGAAATTGGACGAATTTAAGGACAAACTCACTCTTTCAAAAGAAAATCCTCAGGATTTCGAGGCACCAGAGGCACAGGACGCGCTTGATCTTTCACTTATGTATCTATTTCATGGAGATACAGAGCGAGCATTAAAGTATTTATTGTATGCACAGAAAAACTTACAGGAAAATCCCGCTTCTGAGACAGGTTAA